The Thermomonospora amylolytica sequence GGTCCTGGACATGACGGTCGCCGAGGCCGTGGAGTTCTTCACCACCGGCCAGGCCCGCGCCATCCTCGACCGCCTCCACGCCGTCGGCCTCGGCTACCTCGGCCTGGGCCAGCCCCTCACCACCCTGTCCGGCGGCGAACGCCAGCGCCTCAAGCTCGCCATCCACATGGCCAGGAACGGGCACACCTACGTCCTGGACGAGCCCACCACCGGCCTGCACCTGGCCGACGTCGACCACCTGCTCGCCCTGCTCGACCGCCTGGTCGACGACGGCAACACCGTCATCGTCATCGAACACCACCAGGCCGTCATGGCCCACGCCGACTGGATCATCGACCTGGGCCCCGGCGCCGGCCACGAGGGCGGCCGGGTCGTCTTCACCGGCACCCCCGCCGAACTGGTCGAATCCGGCACCTCCCTGACCGCCCGCCACCTGCGCGAGTACGTCGGCTGAGCAAAGACCGCCCGGCGCGCACCTGGTCACCGTCACAGACCCATGGCCGCCGGGCGGCAGGCGGTCAGCCGCGCCGCGGAGTGACGAGGCCGGACTCGTAGGCGAACACCACCAGCTGGGCGCGGTCCCTGGCGCCCAGCTTGGTCATCGCCCTGCTGACGTGGGTCTTCGCGGTGGTCGGGCTGATCACCATGTGGGCGGCGATCTCGTCGTTGGATAGGCCGCGGGCCACCAGCGCGGTGACCTCGCGTTCGCGGTTGGTCAGCACCTCGAGCGCCCCGGGCGCGGGCCCGGGACGCCGGGCGACGTACTCGCCGATCAGGCGGCGGGTGATCGCGGGGGACAGCAGCGCGTCGCCGCGGGCTGCGACCCTGACGCCCTGCACCAGGTCGGCGGGCTCGGTGTCCTTGACCATGAAGCCGCACGCGCCGGCGCGCAGCGCGTTGAAGACGTACTCGTCGAGGCCGTAGTTGGTGAGGATCACCACGTGGACGCCGCTCAGCCGCTCGTCGGCGGCGATCAGCCGGGTCGCCTCGATGCCGTCCATCACCGGCATCTGGATGTCGACCAGGGCGACGTCGGGCCGGTGCTCCAGGGCCAGCGCGACGCCCTGCTCGCCGTTGGCGGCCTCGGCCACCACCTCGATGTCGTCCTCGTTCTCCAGCAGGGCCCGGAAGCCGCCGCGGATGAGCGCCTGGTCGTCCACGAGCAGCACCCGGATCACGACGGTTCTCCCAGGGGAAGCTCGGCGCGTACGGTGAAGCCGCCCTCGGGGCGCGGCTCGGCCCGCAGCCGGCCGCCGAGCGCCGCGACGCGCTCGCGCATGCCGAGCAGACCCGTGCCGGGCACGGGCGGCGCGGCCGGGTCGGCCTCGCCGTCGTCGTCGACCTGCACGACCAGCTCCCCGTCCGCGTAGTCGATGCGCACCTGCGCGGTCGCCCCGCCGGCGTGCCTGGAGACGTTGGTGAGCGCCTCCTGGACGATCCGGTACGCGGCCCGGTCCACCTCGGCCGGCAGCTCCCGCCGCGTGCCGCAGATCGTCACCGTGGCCGGCAGCCCGGTCGAGCGGGCCCGCTCCACCAGGTCGTCGAGCCGGTCCAGGCCGCTGGCCAGGGCCTGGTCGTCGGGGCGGCCGGAATCGCGCAGCACCTCCAGGGTGGCGCGCAGCTCGCGCATGGCGTCGCCGCTGGCCTCCTGGATGGCCAGCAGCGCGGGAGGCACCTCCTCGCCGCGCCTGCGCGCCAGGTGGACGGCCACCCCGGCCTGGACCTTGATGACCGAGATGCTGTGGGTGAGCGAGTCGTGCAGTTCCCTGGCGATGCGCAGCCGCTCCTCGCCCGCGCGGCGCCGGGCCGCCTCCTCGCGGGTGCGTTCGGCCTCGGCGGCCCGCCGCTGGGCCTCCTCCAGGTACGCCTGCCGGTGCCGGGTCACCGTCGCCACCACGCCGGCCGCCACGAACCAGCCGACCAGCAGCGTGGTGTCCTGGAGGTTCTGCCCGGACCCGTCGGCGCCGGACAGGTTCACCGCCAGGCCGGCGCCCAGGAAGACCAGGCTCGCCAGCGCCGCGGCCAGCCGATGGCCGACCCTGACCGCGGCGAACACCGACACCATCACCGGATAGGCGGCCGCCGGGCCCGGCTGGACGCGCGCCGCGACCACCAGCATGCAGGCCGTGCTGACGAGCAACGCCAGCAGGGGCGCCCGCCGCCAGGCGACGAGCGCGAGCGAGCCGGCGAGGGCGGCCGCGAGATCCGGCGCGCCCGCACCCGGCGTATTGAACACGAAGACCGACAGCAGGAGGGCCATCGCGGCGGCGAGCAGGACGTCCTGGGCGAACGGCCGCCACCGGTCCACAAACCTCATTCGGGCAGATTAGGGCCTTTCCCGCCGAGGATCCTCCGCTGGAAGTCGTAATCAACGACTACTCCCGGCGATGTAGTGGGGCCGATCCTGCTTCCCCGGTGCCGGCCGGAGGAGACTTCCCGGGCACGATGACCGCCGACCGGCCCGAACACCACGATGTCCGGCATGCACACGATCCGAGTCGAAGACGAGTTCGGCCACCCGGGCCCGAAGCCGCCCTTTGCGCGGAGACCCGGCACGGGCCGGCCCGCGGCACCGAGGGCCGAGCTGCGATGACGGTCAGGGAAACGGCAGGCGGGACATCGGCCACCGATCCGGATGCCCGGCCGGGGCTCACCCTCGCCGCGGTGGCCGTCGTGCAGTTCATGGTGTCGCTGGACCTGTCGGTCGTGAACGTCGGACTCCCGCAGATCGCCACCGGCCTCGGCTTCAGCGCGGTGGGCCTGACCTGGGTGATCCACGCCTACGCCCTCACCTTCGGCGGACTGCTGCTGCTGGGCGGCAAGGCCGCCGACCGGTACGGCCGCAAGCGGGTCCTGCTGCTCGGGCTCGGCCTGTTCGGCCTGGCCTCTCTCCTCGGCGGCCTGGCCCAGGAACCCGGCCACCTCGTCGCCGCCCGCGCCGCGCAGGGCGTCGGGGCCGCCGCGCTGGCTCCGGCCGCGCTGGCGCTGCTGACCGCGGCGTTCCCCGCCGGCAAGGCCCGCATCCGGGCCTTCGGAGTCTGGAGCGCGACGAACGCCGCCGGAGGCGCCCTCGGCGTCCTGATCGGCGGCCTGCTCACCGAGTACGCCGGCTGGCGCTGGGTGATGTTCGTGAGCGTGCCGATGGCCGCCTGCGCGCTGGCCCTGGCCTGGCGCGGCATCACCGCCGGCCCGCCGGCCGCCCGCGGCGGCCGCCCGGACGTGCTCGGCGCCGTCCTGGCCACGGCGGGCATGACCCTGCTGGTGTTCGGCGTCGTCCGCACCGACCGGTACGCGTGGGCCTCGCCGGTCACCCTGACGACCCTGGCGGTCGCCGCCGCGCTGCTGGCCGCGTTCGTCCACGTCGAGCGGACCACCGCCCGCGAACCGCTGATCCGGCTCGGCCTGCTCGCCAACCGCTCGGTCGCCGGCGCGAACGCCTTCAACCTCCTGGCCGGTGCGGCCATGGCCGCGGCCTTCTACTTCCTGTCCCTCTACCTCCAGCAGGTCCTCGGGACCGGGCCGGCGCTGACCGGGATCATGTTCGTGCCGCTCGCCCTCGCAGTGATCGCCGGCTCCGTGCTCGCCGTCCGACTCGGCTACCGCCTCGCTCCCCGGACCCTCCTGGTCATCGGCGGGCTCCTGACCGCGACCGGGTTCGCCTGGTTCGGCCTGATCAGCCCCGACGGGGCCTTCACCACCGACGTCCTGGGACCCTCGATCGTCGCCGGCGTCGGCTTCGGGCTCTGCCTCGGACCGGTCGTCTCCACCGCCACCACCGGCGTCGCGCCCCACGAGACCGGCATCGCCTCAGGGCTGCTCAACAGCTCACGCCAGATCGGCGCCTCACTCGGGCTCGCCGCCCTCGGCACCGCGGCCCACCACCGCACCGGCCAGACCGTCACGCCCGAGACCCTCAACGAGGGATACGCGCTCGGCCTGACCCTCGGCGCCGCGCTCCTGGCCGCCGCCGCCCTCATCGCCCTCACCGTCCCGCGCCGGACCGGCCCGCCGGCACGGGCCGAGCAGGCCGGTGGCCGTGATCTGCTCCCCGCCCGGGACTGACCGGCACTCCACCCCGATCCCGCAACCCACCAGACGAAAGAGCACCGCAGGAAGGACGTCCCGGCATGACCGTCGCCCCGATCGATCTCTTCGCGTCCTTCATCCACCTCCGCCAAGGCGGCCAGATCCACGCCGGGAAAAGAACCACCGACCCCGGCCGGGACGGCTGGCGGCTGACGGCCTTCCACGCCAAGACCGACGCCGACGTCCACGCCGACCACTGGGAGGTCCATCCCGAGGCCGAGGAGGTCGTGTCCTGCCTCATCGGGACGATACGCCTCTACCTGCGTCCGGAGCGGCCGGGACAGGCGGAGGAGGAGATCAGGCTGACGGCCGGGACCGCCGCCATCATCCCGCGCGGGCGCTGGCACCGCATCGAGCTGGACACCCCCAGCAACATCATGGCCGTCACCCTGCCGCGGGGCAGCCGGCTGGAGAAGCGGACCGGGACCTAGGCCAGACCCCCGAACCCTGTCCTCATCCACCACCGGCTCGGCCACCTGCCCGGCCGTGACGAGATCGACGGAGACGGTAGAGCAATGACCACCACCGACCTCGCCCAGGCGAGGGAGCAGTCCATACCGCCACCGGATGCCGACTCCGTGGCGGGGCTGCTGCGCCCTTATCTGTGGAGTTTCACCGCCGTGGTGATCCTGCAGATCATCGGTGCCGTCGCGGGCCTGGCGCCGCTGCTGGCGGTCGCCGAACTGGGCCGTGTGCTGCTGGCGCCCGGCCCGATCGATCACGACCATGTCCGGTTCGTCGTGATCGCGGGTGCGGCCGGCCTGTTCGCCCGGCTGCTGTTCACCGCCGCGTCCTCCGGAATCGGGCACCTTCTCGACGACCGGGTGCAACTGTCGTTCCGCCGGCGGCTGGCCGCGCGGCTGGGGCGCGTACCGATCGGCTGGTTCTCCCGGCGCCGGACCGGCGAGCTGGCGAAGGTGGTGGGGGAGGACGTCAGCGCCGTGCACCCGTTCATCGCCCACACCCCCGGCGAGCTCGTCTCCGCGTTCGTGGTGCCGCTGGTGTCGCTGACCTACCTGTTCACCGTCGACTGGCGGCTCACGCTGGTCACGCTGATACCGGTGGCGCTGGCGGTGGCGCTGGTCCCGCTGATGATGACCCCGGCCCGGCTGCGCGAGCAGAAGGAGTTCGACGCGGCCATGGGCCGGATCGCCGATTCCGTCGTCGAGTTCGTCCAGGGAATCGCGGTGGTCAAGGCGTTCGGCGGATCCGAGCGCGCCCACCGCAGATTCCGCACGGCCGTGGACGATTTCGTCGGCTCCTTCTTCCTGATGGTGCGCGGTCTCGCCGGGATCGCCGCGGGCATGCAGGTGGTGCTGTCACCGCCGTTCGTGCTGCTGGTCGTGCTGATCGGCGGTGCCGCCCTGATCACGAACGGCTCCATGGCCGCGGCCGACCTGCTGCCCTTCCTGCTGCTCGGGCTGGGCCTGACCGCCCCGGTGGAGGCGCTGGGCCACGGCTTCGACGACATGCAGGCCGCCCGACGCGCGGTCGGCCGGATCCGGGACGTGCTCGGCGTGCGGTCGCTGCCGGAGCCCGCGCACCCGGTCACACCGCGGGGACACCGGGTGGAACTGCGCGGCGTTCGATTCGGTTACGACGCCGACCACGAGGTGCTGCGCGGGATCGACCTGGTGCTCGAACCGGGGACGGTCACCGCGGTCGTCGGGCCGTCGGGCAGCGGAAAGTCCACGCTGGTCCAGCTGTTGCCGCGGTTCTTCGACCCGACCCACGGGTCGGTCGCCCTCGGCGGCGTCGATCTCCGCGACATCGGCAGCCGGCGGCTCTACCGGATGGTCTCCTTCGTCTTCCAGGACGTTCGCCTGCTGCGCGCGTCGGTCGCCGACAACATCGCGCTGGCGGTGCCGCAGGCCGACCCCGACGACGTGGTGCGCGCCGCCCGGCAGGCGAACATCCACGATCGGATCCTCCAGCTGCCGCGCGGATACGACACGGTGATCGGTGAGGACGCCGGGCTGTCGGGCGGCGAGGCACAGCGGATCGCGATCGCCCGCGCACTGCTCGCCGACGCGCCCGTCCTGGTGCTCGACGAGGCGACCGCCTTCGCCGACCCGCACACCGAACAGGCGGTGCGCCGGGCCCTGGCGACGCTGAAGGGCGACCGGACGATCCTGGTCATCGCCCACCGCCTGGAGACGATCGCCGACGCCGACACCGTCGTGATGCTGGAGAACGGATCGATCGTCGAACGCGGCAGGCCCGCCGAGCTGCTGGCACAGGACGGAAGGTTCGCCGCGTTCTGGCGATCCCACCGATCGGCGGTCACCGGCCAGACCCAAGCCCACGGTGGCGTACCGCAAGGAGACGAACCCCGATGATCCGAATGCTGCTGCGCGTGCTGGGACACCAGTACGCCCGGCCGGTGCGCCGCACCGTGGCCCTGATGACGACGACCGCGGTGGCCGAGGGCCTGTCCTACGCGCTGCTGGTTCCGGTGCTGCGGGCACTGTTCGGAAACGACCCCGGGGACGCCCGGCCCTGGCTGATCGCGTTCGGGGCCGCAGTCGCGGTCTACGCGGTGCTGCGCTACGTCAGCGACCTGTCCGGTTTCCGCGTCGCCACCACGCTGCTGCGCGGCATGTACCACCGGCTCGGCGATCACCTGGCCCGGCTGCCCCTCGGCTGGTACGGCGCCGGCCGCGTCGGGGAGGTGTCCGTCCTGGCCAGCCACGGCGTCCTGCAGGCGATGAGCGTGATCGCGCATCTGCTGGCACCGTTCGTCTCCGCCTGGGCGACGCCCCTGACGATCGTCGTCGTGATGCTCGCCTTCAACTGGCAGATGGGGCTGGCCGCGTTGCTCGCCGCACCGGTCGTGGCGGCGACCCAGATCTGGACGGGACGCTCGATGGCCGCCGCCGACGCCGAACGCGCCGAACGCGGCCACGAGGCCACCGGGCGGGTCATCGAATACCTCCAGGCCCAGCCGGTGCTGCGCGTCGGCGGCCGGACCGCCGAACGCTTCCGGCTGCTCGACGACTCGCTGCGGGAACTGCAGCGCGCGTCCCGCCGTACCGTGCTGTCGGCGCTGCCCGGTGTGGTGGGCCTGACGCTGGTGGTGCAGACGATGTTCACCGTGCTGCTGGTCCTGGGCGCCTACCTCGCGCTCGGCGGGGACATCGGCGCGGCGGAGGTCCTGACGATCCTGGTCCTGGCCGCCCGCTGCGCGGATCCGTTGCTGTCGCTGTCGGACCTGGCCGGCAAACTCCGCGGCGCACGTGCCGAGCTGGCCAGGCTCGACGCGGTGTTGCGCACCGAGCCGCTGCCGGAACCTCGCGAACCGATCCAGCCGGCAGGCCATGACCTGGAGCTGGAGTCCGTCACCTTCCACCACGGCGACCGCACGGTGATCGACGGCGTGTCGTTGTCCGTGCCCGAAGGACAGCGGCTCGCCGTTGTCGGACCGTCGGGTGCGGGCAAGAGCACCTTGCTGCAGTTGCTCGCGCGGTTCTACGACGTGGACGCGGGCGCGGTGCGCGTGGGGGGCGTGGACGTGCGCGCCATCAGCACCGAGGCGTTGACGGCGCAGATCGCCATCGTCTTCCAGGACGTCTATCTCTTCGACGGCACGATCGAGGAGAACGTGCGTCTGGGCCGTCCCGACGCCGACGAGGCCGAGGTGCGGGCGGCGGCGACCGCGGCGCGACTGGACGAGGTCATCGAGCGGCTGCCGGGCGGATGGGCGACCAATGTCGGCGAGGGCGGCGCCCTGCTGTCGGGCGGTGAGCGCCAGCGCGTCTCGATCGCGCGGGCGCTGCTGAAGAACGCGCCCATCGTCCTGCTGGACGAGGTGACCTCCGCGCTGGACCCGATCAACGAGGCGGCCGTCCACGAGGGCATCGAGCGACTGATGGCGGGCCGGACGGTGGTGATGGTGGCGCATCGGCTGCGGACCGTCCAACGCGCCGACCGCATCGTCTTCCTGGACGGCGGCCGCATCGTGGAGGAGGGCACCCACGACGAACTGCTGCGCCGCGGTGGCCGCTACGCCGACTACTGGAACATGTCCCTGACACCGGCGGCGAGTGAATGAACCGGCAGGCCGTTCGCTCCTTCGCCGCGGGACCGCCCCGCTTCCGCCCGCGCCCCGGGCCGCCGAGCCTGTGGAGGGAGGGCGGGCCCTGCCGCGGCTGAGGGAGCCTAGCTCTGCGGGACGTCCTTGACGAAAACGATCCCGTCGTTTTCGGCCAGGTGGGCCGGGTCCAGCGGGGAGTAGCCGAACCAGGGGGACACGCGGGGGGCGGGCCGCGCGTCGCCGAGGGCGGTGGCCAGCCGGCGGGGGTCGACGACGTATCGGTCCTCCGGGAGCGCGTACAGAAGCCCTTCGACGGTGTCGGGGGGCGGGGTGTCCACTCCCTGGTGCCGGATCGTGCCGAGGGCCGTGGCCAGGAAGGCGTACTCCTCGCCCAGGCGGGCGCTCACGATCGCGCCGGCGCTCCACCACTCCAGCGGCAGGCCGCCCATCCGCATCGTGGACTTGTGGCGCTGGAGATGGCCGTTGTGGGCGTGGACCAATACCGGGCCCTGCTCGGCGACGGCGAGGAGGTTGTCGGCCATCATCTGGTCCCGCAGGCTCACCAGCCGTGTCATGCGGTTCGGTGACGTGTCGGCCATCCAGAAGTGGTAGCGCAGCAGGCCGGTGGCGGTGCGCCCGTACAGACGCGCCCGTTCCCAGTCGTCCCGCGCAGACGCCGCGATCAGGCCCGGCGTCTGCGCGTCGAGCAGCGCCACCAGATCGTCGGCGAGCAGCCGCAATCGCTCGGCCTCGGCCGACCGCCCCACGGATCGGGACGGGTCCATCATCGCGGCGGGATTCGTCCACCGGTCGTCAGCGCCGAGCAGGCGGTCGAGCGTTTCCGCGGTGCAGGGGAGCAGGTCCGCGTCCACCCTGGCCGCGAGGTAGCCGTGGAGTGCGGTCAGGGACTGCCGGGGGCTCGCGGCGTGAGTGATCTCCAGCGGGCCGTCGAAACCGGCGAAGCGGAGCCGTTCGGACGCGGGCCGGCCGTCGTTGTGGGCGCGCATCCAGCGCACGAGTTCGCGGTTGGCCGCGGACGCGCCCCACCCGTGGCTGAATCCGCGCTCCATGACCTCATCGAGGGTGCCCGTGCCCGAGGTGACGTAGTCGTCCACGACCAGGCCCATCACGCAGTCGCTCTCGATCGCGATCCACCGGTAGCCCTCCTGCTCGACGAACTGCCGGAAGAGCTCGTTGCGCAGGTCGAGCAAAGTGTCCTCGCCGTGGGTGGGTTCGCCCAGTGCGAGCAGCCGTGGCCGGGCCGGGAGCAGCCCCATGACGGCGGCGGCATCGACGGCATGGACGGCGTCCTTGATGTCAGCAACCATGCATTCAACGGTATCGTTGAATAAACGAGTTGAGACTTTCTCGCCACATCGCCAGGTTTCGGAGACGAAACCTTCAAAACAACGAGGAGCCTCCGGGCCGGCTGACACGGCATACGGCACGGCCTGCCCACCTCTGCAAGCCGCCGATGCCCCACCTGCAAGGCGCGGCCACCGACCTTGCCCGGCGACCGGCAGATGTCGTGCCGGCGCGCCGGTGGACCGCAGGGAGTGACCGCTCAGGGCGTCTGAGGGGCCACCCCACGAAAATCACGACATGCCGTGTCGGGTATTCCGGCAGAATCCTCGTATGCGCGCCGACCGGTTGGTCTCGCTGGTGCTGCTGCTGCGCCGGCACGGTCGGCTGTCCGCGGCCGCGCTGGCCCGCGAGCTGGAGGTGTCCACCCGCACCGTGCTGCGCGACATCCAGGCGCTGTCCGCGGCCGGCGTCCCGGTCTACGCCGAACGCGGCCGGCACGGCGGTTTCGCGTTGCTGCCCGGCTTCTCCACCGAGCTCACCGGACTGAACCACGACGAAGCACTCGCCCTGCTGATCGCCGGATCACGGCGCGGCGCGCAGGCCTTCGGCCTCGGCGCGGCACTCGCTTCGGCCATGCTCAAAGTGGTCGACGCGCTACCCGAAAGCCACCGGGACACCGCGGCGGGCGCGGCCCGGCGACTGCTCATCGACCCCGAGACCGACCTGCTCTCGCGCCGGCTGGTCGCCGAGGAGGTGCCCGACACCGTCATGGCCGAGGTCCGGCGCGCGGTGCTCGCCGGACACAAGCTGCGCATCCACTACGCGGCCGTGGACCAGGCCCCCAAGTGGCGCACGGTGGACCCGATCGGCCTGGTCACCGTACGCGGCCAGGGCTACCTGCTGGCCACGAGGTCGGGCGCGGACCGCACCTACCGGCTGTCGCGGATCCTGGCCGCCG is a genomic window containing:
- a CDS encoding response regulator, translating into MIRVLLVDDQALIRGGFRALLENEDDIEVVAEAANGEQGVALALEHRPDVALVDIQMPVMDGIEATRLIAADERLSGVHVVILTNYGLDEYVFNALRAGACGFMVKDTEPADLVQGVRVAARGDALLSPAITRRLIGEYVARRPGPAPGALEVLTNREREVTALVARGLSNDEIAAHMVISPTTAKTHVSRAMTKLGARDRAQLVVFAYESGLVTPRRG
- a CDS encoding sensor histidine kinase, whose amino-acid sequence is MRFVDRWRPFAQDVLLAAAMALLLSVFVFNTPGAGAPDLAAALAGSLALVAWRRAPLLALLVSTACMLVVAARVQPGPAAAYPVMVSVFAAVRVGHRLAAALASLVFLGAGLAVNLSGADGSGQNLQDTTLLVGWFVAAGVVATVTRHRQAYLEEAQRRAAEAERTREEAARRRAGEERLRIARELHDSLTHSISVIKVQAGVAVHLARRRGEEVPPALLAIQEASGDAMRELRATLEVLRDSGRPDDQALASGLDRLDDLVERARSTGLPATVTICGTRRELPAEVDRAAYRIVQEALTNVSRHAGGATAQVRIDYADGELVVQVDDDGEADPAAPPVPGTGLLGMRERVAALGGRLRAEPRPEGGFTVRAELPLGEPS
- a CDS encoding MFS transporter, which produces MAVVQFMVSLDLSVVNVGLPQIATGLGFSAVGLTWVIHAYALTFGGLLLLGGKAADRYGRKRVLLLGLGLFGLASLLGGLAQEPGHLVAARAAQGVGAAALAPAALALLTAAFPAGKARIRAFGVWSATNAAGGALGVLIGGLLTEYAGWRWVMFVSVPMAACALALAWRGITAGPPAARGGRPDVLGAVLATAGMTLLVFGVVRTDRYAWASPVTLTTLAVAAALLAAFVHVERTTAREPLIRLGLLANRSVAGANAFNLLAGAAMAAAFYFLSLYLQQVLGTGPALTGIMFVPLALAVIAGSVLAVRLGYRLAPRTLLVIGGLLTATGFAWFGLISPDGAFTTDVLGPSIVAGVGFGLCLGPVVSTATTGVAPHETGIASGLLNSSRQIGASLGLAALGTAAHHRTGQTVTPETLNEGYALGLTLGAALLAAAALIALTVPRRTGPPARAEQAGGRDLLPARD
- a CDS encoding cupin domain-containing protein, whose amino-acid sequence is MTVAPIDLFASFIHLRQGGQIHAGKRTTDPGRDGWRLTAFHAKTDADVHADHWEVHPEAEEVVSCLIGTIRLYLRPERPGQAEEEIRLTAGTAAIIPRGRWHRIELDTPSNIMAVTLPRGSRLEKRTGT
- a CDS encoding ABC transporter ATP-binding protein, whose product is MTTTDLAQAREQSIPPPDADSVAGLLRPYLWSFTAVVILQIIGAVAGLAPLLAVAELGRVLLAPGPIDHDHVRFVVIAGAAGLFARLLFTAASSGIGHLLDDRVQLSFRRRLAARLGRVPIGWFSRRRTGELAKVVGEDVSAVHPFIAHTPGELVSAFVVPLVSLTYLFTVDWRLTLVTLIPVALAVALVPLMMTPARLREQKEFDAAMGRIADSVVEFVQGIAVVKAFGGSERAHRRFRTAVDDFVGSFFLMVRGLAGIAAGMQVVLSPPFVLLVVLIGGAALITNGSMAAADLLPFLLLGLGLTAPVEALGHGFDDMQAARRAVGRIRDVLGVRSLPEPAHPVTPRGHRVELRGVRFGYDADHEVLRGIDLVLEPGTVTAVVGPSGSGKSTLVQLLPRFFDPTHGSVALGGVDLRDIGSRRLYRMVSFVFQDVRLLRASVADNIALAVPQADPDDVVRAARQANIHDRILQLPRGYDTVIGEDAGLSGGEAQRIAIARALLADAPVLVLDEATAFADPHTEQAVRRALATLKGDRTILVIAHRLETIADADTVVMLENGSIVERGRPAELLAQDGRFAAFWRSHRSAVTGQTQAHGGVPQGDEPR
- a CDS encoding ABC transporter ATP-binding protein; translation: MIRMLLRVLGHQYARPVRRTVALMTTTAVAEGLSYALLVPVLRALFGNDPGDARPWLIAFGAAVAVYAVLRYVSDLSGFRVATTLLRGMYHRLGDHLARLPLGWYGAGRVGEVSVLASHGVLQAMSVIAHLLAPFVSAWATPLTIVVVMLAFNWQMGLAALLAAPVVAATQIWTGRSMAAADAERAERGHEATGRVIEYLQAQPVLRVGGRTAERFRLLDDSLRELQRASRRTVLSALPGVVGLTLVVQTMFTVLLVLGAYLALGGDIGAAEVLTILVLAARCADPLLSLSDLAGKLRGARAELARLDAVLRTEPLPEPREPIQPAGHDLELESVTFHHGDRTVIDGVSLSVPEGQRLAVVGPSGAGKSTLLQLLARFYDVDAGAVRVGGVDVRAISTEALTAQIAIVFQDVYLFDGTIEENVRLGRPDADEAEVRAAATAARLDEVIERLPGGWATNVGEGGALLSGGERQRVSIARALLKNAPIVLLDEVTSALDPINEAAVHEGIERLMAGRTVVMVAHRLRTVQRADRIVFLDGGRIVEEGTHDELLRRGGRYADYWNMSLTPAASE
- a CDS encoding erythromycin esterase family protein, translating into MVADIKDAVHAVDAAAVMGLLPARPRLLALGEPTHGEDTLLDLRNELFRQFVEQEGYRWIAIESDCVMGLVVDDYVTSGTGTLDEVMERGFSHGWGASAANRELVRWMRAHNDGRPASERLRFAGFDGPLEITHAASPRQSLTALHGYLAARVDADLLPCTAETLDRLLGADDRWTNPAAMMDPSRSVGRSAEAERLRLLADDLVALLDAQTPGLIAASARDDWERARLYGRTATGLLRYHFWMADTSPNRMTRLVSLRDQMMADNLLAVAEQGPVLVHAHNGHLQRHKSTMRMGGLPLEWWSAGAIVSARLGEEYAFLATALGTIRHQGVDTPPPDTVEGLLYALPEDRYVVDPRRLATALGDARPAPRVSPWFGYSPLDPAHLAENDGIVFVKDVPQS
- a CDS encoding helix-turn-helix transcriptional regulator, with amino-acid sequence MRADRLVSLVLLLRRHGRLSAAALARELEVSTRTVLRDIQALSAAGVPVYAERGRHGGFALLPGFSTELTGLNHDEALALLIAGSRRGAQAFGLGAALASAMLKVVDALPESHRDTAAGAARRLLIDPETDLLSRRLVAEEVPDTVMAEVRRAVLAGHKLRIHYAAVDQAPKWRTVDPIGLVTVRGQGYLLATRSGADRTYRLSRILAAEELAEPAQRPDRVDLDRAWQERSTRFRTGGDQVTVLVRVNPARREDLAGTALAVRAEEADADGWLRMEVTFQDPRHAEWALWQLAANAEALAPQWLRTALRDRAAAIAARYERQPER